One Hippoglossus stenolepis isolate QCI-W04-F060 chromosome 9, HSTE1.2, whole genome shotgun sequence genomic region harbors:
- the sept5a gene encoding septin 5a isoform X1 has translation MDAIMLQEKLVERLLCPRVRTARQKEKQYVGFATLPNQVHRKSVKKGFDFTLMVAGESGMGKSTLVNSLFLTDLYKDRKLLNAEERINQTVEIIKHTVDIEEKGVKLKLTIVDTPGFGDAVNNNECWKPITDYIDQQFEQYFRDESGLNRKNIQDNRVHCCLYFIPPFGHGLRPVDVEFMKALHEKVNIIPLIAKADCLTPNEIKKLKDRIREEIDKFGIKVYQFPECDSDEDEEFKQLDKELKECTPFAVIGSNTVVEARGQRVRGRLYPWGIVEVENQSHCDFVKLRNMLIRSHMHDLKDVTCDVHYENYRAQCIQEMTSKLAQDNRMESPIPILPLSTPDVETEKLIKMKDEELKRMQEMLNKMQQQMHDKDQ, from the exons ATGGATGCCATCATGCTGCAGGAAAAACTGGTGGAACGGCTGCTGTGCCCACGAGTGAGAACAGCCAGACAGAAG GAGAAACAGTATGTGGGTTTTGCAACTTTGCCCAATCAAGTCCACAGGAAGTCGGTGAAGAAAGGCTTCGACTTCACACTGATGGTGGCAG gagaGTCTGGAATGGGTAAATCCACCCTGGTCAACAGCCTGTTCCTCACAGACCTctacaaagacaggaagttacTGAACGCTGAGG AGCGAATCAACCAAACAGTGGAGATCATCAAGCACACGGTCGACATCGAGGAGAAAGGAGTCAAGCTCAAGCTGACCATCGTAGACACGCCGGGGTTCGGAGACGCCGTCAACAACAACGAGTG cTGGAAGCCGATCACAGACTACATAGATCAGCAGTTTGAGCAATACTTCAGGGATGAGAGTGGACTGAACAGAAAGAACATCCAGGACAACAGGGTCCACTGCTGCCTCTACTTCATCCCTCCATTTGGGCAcgg GCTGCGTCCGGTCGATGTTGAGTTCATGAAGGCGCTGCATGAAAAAGTCAACATAATTCCACTCATTGCAAAAGCTGACTGCCTCACGCCCAACGAGATAAAGAAGCTCAAAGACAGA atacgAGAGGAAATAGACAAGTTCGGGATCAAAGTGTACCAGTTCCCTGAATGTGACTCCGACGAGGATGAAGAGTTTAAACAACTTGACAAAGAGCTGAAG gagtGCACCCCCTTCGCTGTGATCGGCAGCAACACGGTGGTGGAGGCTCGGGGGCAGAGGGTCAGAGGACGACTGTACCCCTGGGGCATCGTAGAAG tggAGAACCAGTCGCACTGTGACTTTGTGAAACTGAGGAACATGCTGATTCGCTCGCACATGCACGACCTGAAAGACGTGACCTGTGACGTCCACTATGAAAACTACAGAGCACAGTGCATACAGGAGATGACCAG tAAACTGGCTCAGGACAACCGAATGGAGAGTCCCATCCCCATCCTGCCTCTGTCCACTCCAGATGTGGAAACTGAGAAACTCATCAAAATGAAAGACGAGGAG CTGAAGAGGATGCAGGAGATGCTGAACaagatgcagcagcagatgcacGACAAAGACCAGTGA
- the dhx37 gene encoding probable ATP-dependent RNA helicase DHX37 has translation MGKLRKRHNWKGRQQTDSPQAAEEDKADEVVVELQDGDRRKGVDKSNALVLPSNKAKKKKSSVTQVSRRKPLTKKQKKELQKVLERKEKKAQRADILIKLAEVQIPESEIKLLYTTAKMGTGDKIYQSKNSLDEIKEGDSGPMVSSVSGANRKRKWKIEEEDDEEEQKAEESSDLDTSSDDDDVEGADEDVNKSTEMDEAKETTPPCQEPEDKEGAKKEQAKPEENGQSEKKVSDQEKVQNKILSQPAVFIPVDRLPEIQEARLKLPVLAEEQVIMEAVKENPCIVICGETGSGKTTQVPQFLYEAGYASESGIIGITEPRRVAAVSMSHRVAKEMNLSTRVVSYQIRYEGNVTDETKIKFMTDGVLLKEVQKDFLLKRYSVIIIDEAHERSVYTDILIGLLSRIVPLRNKKQMPMKLLVMSATLRVEDFTENLKLFRTPPPVIKVDARQFPVAIHFNKRTPLDDYTGETFQKTCKIHRMLPSGGILVFLTGQAEVNGLCRRLRKAFPFRKSNTTTGEDEDTSEATGKFKKNKQKKNVSLPRIHLDNYSALPVDEGDEDREAGIRDEYDSDLEYGDDPDNAEEKADPSIPLYVLPLFSLLAPEEQAKVFRPPPPGTRLCVVATNVAETSLTIPGIKYVVDCGRVKKRFYDRVTGVSSFKVTWTSQASANQRAGRSGRTEPGHCYRLYSSAVFGDFSLFSEAEITRRPVEDLVLQMKDLNIEKVVNFPFPTTPSTEALVAAEQLLISLGALKEPPHNERVKEMQRARLSSPITPLGRAMASFPVSPRYAKMLALGKQQDCLPYVIAVVAAMTVREIFEDFDRPAGSEDESATLAQRRARLAQMRRLWAGQGASLQLGDLMVMLGAVGACEFAGCTPKFCEENGLRYKAMVEIRRLRGQLTNTVNAVSPEVGAFVDPKMTPPNAQQVVCLRQIVLAGLGDHLARHVQMEEILDPKWKNGYKTCLMDDPVFIHPSSALFKKLPEFVVYQEVMETSKMYMRGVSAVEANWVPQFLPQYCHFGPPLESPAPWFCSSTGTIKCHRSSTFFRVAWQLPAVEMDYPDSLDRYKLFSKFFLEGQVCPNLKKHTGHLLSNPSIMLKTWAKLQPRTEALLGPLLTKGVDCRDALLSVWKTEDKFLLSAYCQWLPESVHQEVAQSWPPV, from the exons ATGGGTAAACTGAGGAAGAGGCACAACTGGAAGGGGAGACAACAGACTGACAGTCcacaagcagcagaggaggacaaGGCTGATGAGGTTGTGGTTGAACTACAGG ATGGAGACAGACGCAAAGGTGTAGATAAGAGCAACGCTTTGGTCCTCCCATCCAACAAagccaagaagaagaaatcctCAGTGACGCAAGTTTCCAGAAGAAAGCCCCTCAccaagaagcagaagaaagagcTGCAGAAAGTGCTGGAGCGCAAAGAGAAGAAAGCTcag AGAGCAGACATCCTCATCAAACTGGCTGAGGTGCAGATTCCAGAGTCTGAGATTAAGCTGCTGTACACCACGGCCAAAATGGGAACAGGGGACAAAATCTACCAGTCTAAAAA TTCACtggatgaaataaaagaaggaGACTCAGGTCCAATGGTCAGCAGCGTCAGTGGAGcgaacaggaaaagaaaatggaaaatagaagaggaagatgacgaAGAGGAACAAAAGGCCGAAGAAAGCAGTGACCTGGACACttcctctgatgatgatgatgtggaaGGAGCGGATGAAGACGTGAATAAATCTACAGAGATGGATGAAGCTAAGGAAACCACACCTCCATGTCAGGAGCCAGAGGACAAAGAGGGAGCGAAGAAAGAACAAGCAAAACCAGAAGAAAATGGACAGAGTGAGAAGAAAGTTTCAGATCAAGAGAAAGTCCAGAACAAGATACTGTCGCAGCCAGCAGTCTTCATTCCTGTTGACAGATTACCAGAAATACAG GAGGCTCGTCTGAAGCTTCCTGTGTTGGCAGAGGAGCAGGTCATCATGGAGGCAGTGAAAGAAAACCCCTGCATCGTCATCTGtggagagacaggaagtggaaaaacCACTCAAGTGCCTCAGTTTCTGTATGAAGCTGGTTACGCCAG TGAAAGTGGGATTATCGGCATCACAGAGCCGAGACGAGTTGCAGCTGTCAGCATGTCCCATCGAGTGGCCAAAGAGATGAACCTGTCCACACG CGTTGTGTCTTACCAGATTCGATATGAGGGGAATGTGACGGATGAAACCAAAATCAAGTTCATGACAGATGGTGTTCTACTGAAGGAGGTCCAGAAG GATTTCCTGCTGAAGAGATACAGTGTGATCATCATAGATGAAGCTCATGAGCGGAGCGTGTACACAGACATCCTCATCGGACTGTTGTCTCGCATCGTCCCACTCAGAAACAAG AAACAAATGCCCATGAAGCTGCTGGTCATGTCCGCCACTCTGCGGGTTGAAGATTTCACCGAGAACCTGAAGCTGTTTCGGACGCCTCCACCCGTCATCAAGGTGGACGCTCGCCAGTTCCCCGTCGCTATCCATTTCAACAAACGCACCCCGCTGGACGATTACACCGGAGAGACTTTTCAAAAGACCTGCAAGATCCACCGcatgctgccttcag GTGGAATCCTGGTGTTTCTGACAGGTCAGGCAGAGGTTAACGGTCTGTGCAGGAGACTGAGAAAAGCTTTCCCCTTCAGAAAGAGTAACACAACCACTG gTGAAGATGAAGACACCTCAGAGGCCACGGGGAAGTTTAAGaagaacaaacagaagaagaatgtC TCTCTGCCCCGTATCCACCTGGATAACTACTCTGCTCTGCCGGTGGATGAAGGGGACGAGGACCGAGAGGCGGGGATCAGAGACGAGTACGACTCGGACCTAGAATACGGAGACGATCCTGACAATGCAG aggagaagGCTGACCCGTCCATTCCTCTCTAtgtcctccctctgttctctttgTTGGCCCCAGAGGAGCAGGCGAAG GTGTTCAGGCCCCCCCCTCCTGGTACTCGTCTGTGTGTTGTCGCCACCAACGTGGCCGAGACGTCTCTGACCATCCCTGGCATCAAGTACGTGGTTGACTGCGGTCGAGTTAAGAAGCGTTTCTACGACCGGGTGACTGGAGTGTCATCCTTCAAAGTCACGTGGACCTCACAGGCCTCCGCCAATCAGAGGGCAGGTAGATCGGGAAGAACAGAGCCGGGACACTGCTACAG gTTGTACTCGTCTGCAGTGTTTGGAGATTTCAGTTTGTTCTCAGAGGCAGAGATCACCCGCAGGCCTGTGGAGGACCTGGTTTTACAGATGAAGGACCTCAACATAGAAAAG GTGGTCAACTTCCCGTTCCCCACGACTCCCTCCACTGAGGCTCTTGTAGCAGCAGAGCAGTTGTTAATCTCATTGGGAGCTTTGAAAGAGCCGCCTCACAATGAAAG GGTAAAAGAGATGCAGCGAGCGAGGCTGAGCTCTCCCATCACCCCCCTCGGCAGAGCAATGGCTTCATTCCCCGTGTCACCCCGTTACGCTAAAATGCTAGCACTCGGGAAGCAGCAGGATTGTCTGCCATACGTCATCGCTGTGGTAGCAGCCATGACAGTCCGGGAGATCTTTGAAGACTTTgacag acctgcaggaagtgaagatgaGAGCGCCACTCTCGCACAGCGTCGAGCTCGGCTGGCCCAGATGAGGAGGCTGTGGGCTGGGCAAGGAGCCTCACTCCAACTGGGCGACCTCATGGTCATGCTGG GTGCAGTTGGTGCTTGTGAATTTGCCGGCTGTACTCCCAAGTTCTGTGAGGAGAACGGCCTGAGGTATAAAGCCATGGTTGAGATCAGGAGGCTCAGAGGGCAACTCACCAACACAG TGAACGCAGTTTCTCCAGAAGTGGGAGCATTTGTGGATCCTAAGATGACTCCGCCGAACGCGCAGCAGGTGGTTTGCTTGCGGCAGATTGTTCTGGCTGGACTGGGAGACCATCTTGCACGGCATGTGCAGATGGAAGAGATTCTGGATCCAAAATGGAAGAATGGATATAAG ACGTGTCTGATGGACGACCCAGTGTTCATTCATCCCTCATCGGCACTGTTCAAAAAGCTGCCAGAGTTTGTCGTCTACCAGGAGGTCATGGAGACCAGCAAGATGTACATGAGAG GTGTCTCAGCAGTAGAAGCAAATTGGGTCCCACAGTTCCTGCCTCAGTACTGTCACTTCGGCCCCCCCCTGGAGTCTCCGGCCCCATGGTTCTGCTCGTCCACCGGCACCATCAAATGTCACCGTTCAAGCACCTTCT TCCGTGTGGCGTGGCAGCTGCCAGCAGTAGAGATGGATTATCCCGACAGCCTGGACCGTTACAAACTGTTTTCCAAGTTTTTCCTCGAGGGACAG GTTTGTCCTAACCTAAAGAAACACACTGGTCACCTTCTCTCAAACCCCTCCATCATGTTGAAAACATGGGCAAA ACTTCAGCCCAGGACGGAGGCTCTGCTGGGGCCGCTCTTGACAAAGGGAGTGGACTGCAGAGACGCTCTTCTCTCCGTCTGGAAGACTGAAGATAAAT ttCTGTTGTCGGCGTACTGTCAGTGGCTTCCGGAATCCGTGCATCAAGAAGTAGCCCAAAGCTGGCCTCCTGTATAA
- the ufd1l gene encoding ubiquitin recognition factor in ER-associated degradation protein 1, producing the protein MFSFQVFDHPMSRGFQNRFSTQYRCYSVSMLAGPNDRSDVEKGGKIIMPPSALDQLSRLNITYPMLFKLTNKNSDRMTHCGVLEFVADEGICYLPHWMMQNLLLEEGGLVQVESVNLMVATYSKFQPQSPDFLDITNPKAVLENALRNFACLTTGDVIAINYNEKIYELRVMETKPDKAVSIIECDMNVDFDAPLGYKEPERRPQHQEEPTEEEPDPSSYADMDMGFRAFTGSGNRLDGKLKGIEPSPVPLAPSDIKRGIPNYEFKVGKITFIRNSRPQPRRFIDDDDALNRFIAFSGEGQSLRKKGRKP; encoded by the exons ATG TTTTCCTTCCAGGTCTTCGACCACCCGATGTCCCGGGGCTTCCAGAACCGCTTCTCCACTCAGTACCGCTGCTACTCGGTGTCCATGCTGGCGGGACCCAACGACCGCTCCGACGTGGAGAAAGGAGGCAAAA TTATAATGCCACCGTCAGCTCTTGACCAGCTCA GCCGGCTTAACATCACGTATCCAATGTTGTTCAAGCTGACCAACAAGAACTCGGACAGAATGACACACTGTGGTGTTCTGGAGTTTGTGGCAGACGAGGGAATCTGTTATCTGCCACACTGG ATGATGCAGAATCTCCTGCTGGAGGAAGGAGGATTGGTGCAAGTGGAAAGCGTGAACCTCATGGTGGCCACCTACTCAAAGTTCCAGCCACAGAGTCCCGACTTCCTTGATATTACGAACCCAAAGGCAGT ACTGGAGAATGCTTTGAGAAACTTTGCCTGCTTGACAACTGGTGACGTCATAGCTATCAACTACAATGAAAAG ATATATGAGCTGCGAGTAATGGAGACCAAGCCAGATAAAGCAGTTTCCATCATTGAGTGCGATATGAAC GTGGATTTCGATGCTCCATTGGGTTACAAAGAGCCTGAACGACGACCtcagcaccaggaggaaccaACA GAGGAGGAACCAGATCCCAGCAGTTATGCAGACATGGACATGGGATTCAGA GCTTTCACGGGTTCTGGTAATCGTTTGGATGGTAAATTAAAGGGAATCGAGCCCAGTCCCGTTCCTCTCGCTCCAAGTGACATTAAAAG AGGGATTCCCAACTACGAATTCAAAGTCGGCAAAATCACCTTCATCAGAAACTCAAGGCCTCAGCCCAGGAGATTTATAGATGAT GATGATGCATTGAACAGATTCATCGCCTTCTCGGGCGAAGGACAGTCACTACGCAAGAAG
- the gp1bb gene encoding platelet glycoprotein Ib beta chain gives MTGLLLLCLLLLCQGQGSSACPHLCSCHGGLVNCSSRSLTSSSLPTSFPAGTTSLRLHTNLLTTLPNGLLDNLSSLRSVSLHGNPWVCDCGVLYLRAWLLRQPASTSHLGVNCSSPPSLRGRLVVYLTEKEVLESCHYWYCDLAWASQVCLFVFVVVQAILLVALIVFLRRFERLSKEARRTKEESFTAGEDPRENEYSLMKDSSI, from the coding sequence atGACGGGGCTCCTGCTCCTGTGTCTGCTCCTCCTGTGTCAAGGTCAGGGGTCATCAGCCTGCCCTCACCTCTGCTCCTGTCACGGTGGTCTGGtgaactgcagcagcaggtctctcacctcctcctcgctgcccACCAGTTTCCCTGCTGGGACCACCTCCCTCCGTCTCCACACCAACCTGCTGACCACGCTCCCTAACGGCCTCCTGGACAACTTGAGCTCCCTCCGCTCTGTCTCCCTTCATGGTAACCCCTGGGTGTGTGACTGTGGCGTCCTCTACCTGCGAGCCTGGCTGCTGCGTCAGCCCGCCAGCACATCCCACCTGGGCGTCAACTGCAGCTCCCCTCCCAGTTTGAGAGGGCGACTGGTGGTGTATTTAACTGAGAAGGAGGTGCTGGAGTCCTGCCACTACTGGTACTGTGACCTGGCTTGGGCCTCCCaggtgtgtctgtttgtgtttgtggtggtgCAGGCGATTCTGCTCGTGGCCCTCATCGTGTTCCTGAGGAGATTCGAGAGGTTGTCCAAAGAGGCGAGGAGAACCAAAGAGGAGAGCTTCACAGCCGGGGAGGATCCGAGGGAGAACGAGTACTCACTTATGAAGGACAGCAGCATCTGA
- the sept5a gene encoding septin 5a isoform X2, translated as MTSNIRYKSRIPVKTEDNAEEKQYVGFATLPNQVHRKSVKKGFDFTLMVAGESGMGKSTLVNSLFLTDLYKDRKLLNAEERINQTVEIIKHTVDIEEKGVKLKLTIVDTPGFGDAVNNNECWKPITDYIDQQFEQYFRDESGLNRKNIQDNRVHCCLYFIPPFGHGLRPVDVEFMKALHEKVNIIPLIAKADCLTPNEIKKLKDRIREEIDKFGIKVYQFPECDSDEDEEFKQLDKELKECTPFAVIGSNTVVEARGQRVRGRLYPWGIVEVENQSHCDFVKLRNMLIRSHMHDLKDVTCDVHYENYRAQCIQEMTSKLAQDNRMESPIPILPLSTPDVETEKLIKMKDEELKRMQEMLNKMQQQMHDKDQ; from the exons ATGACGAGCAACATCAGGTACAAGAGCCGGATCCCGGTGAAAACag AGGACAACGCGGAG GAGAAACAGTATGTGGGTTTTGCAACTTTGCCCAATCAAGTCCACAGGAAGTCGGTGAAGAAAGGCTTCGACTTCACACTGATGGTGGCAG gagaGTCTGGAATGGGTAAATCCACCCTGGTCAACAGCCTGTTCCTCACAGACCTctacaaagacaggaagttacTGAACGCTGAGG AGCGAATCAACCAAACAGTGGAGATCATCAAGCACACGGTCGACATCGAGGAGAAAGGAGTCAAGCTCAAGCTGACCATCGTAGACACGCCGGGGTTCGGAGACGCCGTCAACAACAACGAGTG cTGGAAGCCGATCACAGACTACATAGATCAGCAGTTTGAGCAATACTTCAGGGATGAGAGTGGACTGAACAGAAAGAACATCCAGGACAACAGGGTCCACTGCTGCCTCTACTTCATCCCTCCATTTGGGCAcgg GCTGCGTCCGGTCGATGTTGAGTTCATGAAGGCGCTGCATGAAAAAGTCAACATAATTCCACTCATTGCAAAAGCTGACTGCCTCACGCCCAACGAGATAAAGAAGCTCAAAGACAGA atacgAGAGGAAATAGACAAGTTCGGGATCAAAGTGTACCAGTTCCCTGAATGTGACTCCGACGAGGATGAAGAGTTTAAACAACTTGACAAAGAGCTGAAG gagtGCACCCCCTTCGCTGTGATCGGCAGCAACACGGTGGTGGAGGCTCGGGGGCAGAGGGTCAGAGGACGACTGTACCCCTGGGGCATCGTAGAAG tggAGAACCAGTCGCACTGTGACTTTGTGAAACTGAGGAACATGCTGATTCGCTCGCACATGCACGACCTGAAAGACGTGACCTGTGACGTCCACTATGAAAACTACAGAGCACAGTGCATACAGGAGATGACCAG tAAACTGGCTCAGGACAACCGAATGGAGAGTCCCATCCCCATCCTGCCTCTGTCCACTCCAGATGTGGAAACTGAGAAACTCATCAAAATGAAAGACGAGGAG CTGAAGAGGATGCAGGAGATGCTGAACaagatgcagcagcagatgcacGACAAAGACCAGTGA